CACGATCATCCACAGCAGCAGAGCCCGGTCGATCCAGTCCCACGGCACGAGCAGCACGAGCGTGAACGTGACGAAGGCGAACGCGTGAATGTGCAGGGCGAATACGAAATGTTCCGCGTAGTAGCGGCCGCGGCGGACGTACAGCAGCTTGAGCAGCAGTGCGTAGACGGGCAGCAGCAGGAAGATCATGTGAGGCGCGAACTCGATGTAGTCGCGCGCGACCTGCCCGAAGGCCTCGCGCGGCGTCAGGTGCCCGACCTGCTCGATCTTGCGCTGCACTGCCCGGTCGAGCGCCGGGAAGCGAGTCTCTGACCGTATTCTTCGCGCCCATGGCTGCAGCCGATCTCCGCCCGGTGCGAGCGCCGCCGGTGGTTCCGGCACCGAGCCATCTGCTGCTATGGCGGTGTCGGCGACGGCGGAGTCAGGAGCAGCGGGATCAGCAACGGCGCCTTCACCCGGTGTCGCGGCCTGCGATGTCGCGGCAGCGGGTCGAGCCGCCTGGGAGTCCGCTGCGGCGGCGGTGCTCGAAGCCGTTTCGCGTTCCGGGTCGAGGGGCGAAGGCGGTGCCAGCGGCGCCGGCGGCGCTTCGCCGGTCAGCTCCGCGATCGCCTGCGCAGCAGCGGTGCTGTCTGCGATTGCCTGGGCGAGTGCGACCTGCAGGTTCGTGTACGCCCCGCGCAACGAGCTGCGCGCCGCCTCCGGCATCGCGGCCGTGTCCATGTCCGCCAGCTCGCGCTCGAACTCCTCCACGGCGCTGCGCGCGTCTGCGACGGCCTCCAGCTCCGTGATGTTGACCTGCGAGCGCTCGAGTACGGCGAGTCCGATGAACGAGAAGAGCAGGAAGAAGAGCACGCTCGCCACGAGGTACAGCCGGAACGGCGCGATGTAGCTGACGATGCGGCCGCGGATGTACTCGTTTGTGAGGTGTCCGGGGCGGAACAGCAGTGCGACCAGCGTGCGGGGCAGCGCCCCGCTGAGCGCGAGCTGATCCTCGAGGACGTCGCGCAGCATGGTCCGGACGGAGACCTGCACCTCGAGCTTGCGCTGCCCGCAGGTCGGGCAGTACCGACCGTAGGTCGGATCGCCGCAGTTGAGGCACGGCTCCTCGGGCGAACGCCAGCGCTTCGCTCGCTCGCCACTGTTCGTTGTGCCCCTGTCGGCGGGCGCGCCGTCCGCGGCGTCGTTGGAAGACATGCGGTGTCGGTTCGTCGTGGGAGCGGAGCTGTCGACAGGGTTCGCGGCCCGCGAAGGCCGGCTCGTATTCTAGCGAACGGGCTGCTATGGCGCTGCCGCCGGCAGCGGGCCCGGCAGTCTCGTCCCCGCTCGCCTGTCCGCAAACACCGCGGCGAGCACCTGTGCCGCGAAGAGAGTCAGAACGAAGGCCAGCACCAGCGCACGCTGCAGCGGGCTCAACCGGGCGCGCACCCGGACCGGCACGGGACTTTGCACGGGCGCTGTCGCGCGCAGCCCGCCGGACTCCTGCAGCAGCGTGTGCATGTCCGCGCCACAGCGTACGCAGAGCCGGTCCGCATGGGGATTGACGCCCCAGCAGTGGGGGCAGACCGCGAAACGAGTCGAGGTCGGCGCAAAGGGGAGTTGCGCCCCGCCATGCGCCTGTGGCCGTCGAATGCCGTGGCTACGCCACATGGCCACCATTCTCCTGGAAGCCGTCGGCGACCTGCCGGAGCAGCCGCTCGATCCGGTTGCCGGTCGCGGGGAACAGGTGGCGATCGGCGATGCGGTTCAAGGCCGTCCGCAGCAGCGGAAAGGTTTCCGCACATTCGCGGTACACGAGATCGAGGCCGTGCGCACGGGCGATCGTGTGGTCCGCGGCCATGCGGTAGCCAGTCGCCCCGAGCTGCTCGTAGTAGGCGAGCCCGGGCGCGCCGCGCCGCTGCACGCGCGCGGTGATGTGATCGGGAAACAGCCCGCTCAGCCACAGCGCGAACTCGCCCAGGTGCGCGCGCAGCATGAATGCGCGCTCGCCGCTCGCGTCGTCGCCGGCCGCGACGATGTCGACCAGGTGGGAAAACTCGCGCGTCTGCTCATCGGGACGGAACGCCCGACGCGTGTTGCCGAATGCAACGAGCAGCGCGGCAAGGTAATCGGCGAGCAGGCGGTCGGAGACGTCGCTCTCCAGCAGTGCGTGGCGAACGAGCAGGTAGAACACGAGGCCGGGGTGTGCCGTGCTGAACTCACGGGTCGCCATCAGCGCATTGAAGGTGCGCGGATCATCCAGGATGGCATCCAGGCCCTGCTCGTCCAGCCGATCCTGCACGCGCTCACGCTCGCCCTCATCACCCCGGGCCAGCAGCCATACGACGAAGGCTGCATCGGAACGATCGAACTTCGTGCGGACATTCGGAACGATCATGACGAATCCCTCCTTGCGATGCACCATTTCGCACGGGCCATGCCGCTGCACGCGGGTCGGTCGGACGGGGAGCGCGGCGGATGCCGCGACTATCGAGATGCGGGCTGCTTCTCCAAGATTACGACGGACCGGGCCGAAAGGTCCATGACCACCCTGCGGCGGAGGAGCACGGCATGCTGCGACGACACAGCCTGGAGCGCCGCCTGTTCGGGTGGCTGCTCGCGCTGGCGCTCGTGCCGCCGCTGGTCGTGCTCGTGGTCGCATTGACGATCGGCGCGGGGTCGCTCGGCTGGATGGGCACGCTGGGGCCCTGGGACCGCGTGGGTGAGTCGGGGAGGGAACTGTTCGAGGCGGCGGCGCCCGCAGCAGCGCAGGACTCCGCGCTGGCCGCGGCGCTCGACCGGCACCGGCAGCAGCTGGGCGAGTCGCTGGTGCAGGCATCCCGCTGGAGCTTCCTCGGCTCGCGCATCGCGACCGTGCTGCCGGTCGCGGTGGGTGTCTCGATCGTCATCATTGCACTCATTGCGCTCTGGGTGAGCAGGCGCATGGCGCGCCAGCTCGCCCGCCCCGTGCGCGACCTGGTGCAGATGACGGAGCTGCTCGCAGCGGGCAAGCCGCTGCCCGAGGGCGCGCCGCCACGCAGGCGAGACGTGCGCGAGATGCGCGTCCTGCGAGAGGCGCTGCGCTCGGCCGCGGCGCGCATCGAGGAGGCGCAGCTCCGCGCGCTGGAAACGGAGCGCGTGCGGGCGTGGGGGGAGATGGCGCGCCGGGTCGCACACGAGATGAAGAACCCGCTCACGCCGATGCGCCTGGCGGCGCACCGGCTGCGGCGCGCGGCAGGCACGGACCCCGCACTCGCCGACCCGGTCGAGGTCATCGAGGAGGAGACCGCCCGGCTCGAGGATCTCGCCCGCAGCTTTGCAGTGCTCGGCCGACCTCCCGAAGGCCCGCCGAGCGAGATCGACGTGGGCGAGCTGCTGCGCTCGCTCGCGACCAGCGACGTCCCGCAGGGAATCGAGGCACGCCTGGACGTCGAGCCAGAGCTGCCCGCCCTGCTCGGGCACTACGACCCGCTGCTCCGTGCGCTGCGCAACCTTCTGCGCAACGCAGTGGAAGCAGTGCAGTCGAGACACGAAGCGGGCGGCGGCATGATCCTGCTGCAGGCGCGCACTGCCGGCGACGAGATCGAGATCGTGGTCGGTGACAACGGGCGTGGCATCCCTGCGGACGCGATCGAACGCATCTTCGAGGCCGATTACACCCTGAAAGCGGGGGGCACGGGTCTCGGACTTGCCGTCGTCCGCCAGGCGGTGGCCGCGCATGATGGGCATGTGCGCGCACGCGAACGGGCGGGTGGCGGCGCGGAGTTCGTCGTCCGGCTCCCGCTGCGCGCCGAGCGCTGAGGCGTCGCGGATACGAACCCGCATGTACAGCTGCGGTACACACGAACGCGCGCGCGTGCGCGCCCTTTCATGGAGACAGAATGAAGCTCGCCTGGACGACAGTGATGGCAGCCGTGATCATGGGCGGCTGTGCGGGCGGCCTCGGTGGTGGGCCGGATCCGGTCACCTACACGATGGTCGGGGTGGATGCGGGCACCGTTGGAGCCGATCAGGTCGCGGCACAGATCGCGCCGGCGAATGCGGATTTTGCGCTTGTCGTCGCAGCGCGCGACGCCGCGTGGTTCACACAGCTTGCACAGGCGACGAACCTGGAGCTGAGCGGTCCCGCGATCGCCGACAGCCTGGGGCTCGCGTTTCTCTCACGCCTCGAGCTGCTCGGCGACACGGCGATCGTGCTGGGCAGTGGTGATGCCGCCTTCACGGTGCAGGACGCGCTCTACCAGGCATCCGACGAGCGGTTCCTCGACCTCATGCTGGTGAATCTGCCGCACGGCACCAACGTCGATGCTGCGATCCGGGCGCTGCTCCAGTACATGGCGACGGACGTGATGGCGAATGCGTCCGTCGTTCTCGGCATACGGGCCGCGAACGCAGCCGACGCGGCGATCGCGGAGAGCATGCTGCGCGCCGCTTTCATGAACGCGATCGAGTGCGGCGGCATGGAGGGAGTCGACCGCAACTACCGCATGTTCTTCGGACCGTCGGCACGCACGCGCTGCACCGCGGCGCAGCCACTCGCGGGCCCGGCGGATGCGATCACGGCGCGCGTGAGCGTCGGGCTGCAGTACTGAGCGGGCGTGGCATCCGTCCTGATCGTCGACGATGAGCCGAACATCCGCCGGATGCTCGGCAGCCTGCTGGAGACGGAGGGTTACGACGTCCGTCATGCGGAGGACGGGCAGGCGGCGATCGCGGCGGTGACCAGTGATGAGCCGGACGTCGTGCTGCTGGACCTGGCGTTGCCGCTCATGAACGGCCTGCAGGTGCTGGAGCGGCTGCGCGAGCGCTGGCCGCACCTGCCGGTGGTCATGATGAGCGGTCGCGCGACGCTCGCGGACGCGGTGAGCGCCACCAAGCTCGGCGCGTTCCACTTCATCGAGAAGCCACTCACCCCCGAGGCCGTGCTCCTCACACTGGCCGGTGCGCTCGAGCTGCGCCGTGCACGCGAGCTGTCGCGCGCGCTGGCTGCGGAGCTGGGGGCGCGCGGGCGGCTGGTCGGCTCGAGTGCCGCGCTCGACGAGGTGCGTCGCCTGATCGAACAGGTCGCACGCACGGACGCACGCGTGCTGATCACGGGCGAGAGCGGCACGGGCAAGGAGCTGGTTGCCGCGGCGATCCACGACGCGTCGCCACGGCGCGGCGCCCCGTTCGTGCGAGTGAACAGCGCGGCCATCCCGCGCGAGCTGGTCGAGTCCGAAATGTTCGGCCACGAGAAGGGCGCATTCACCGGTGCCCATGAGCGGCGGCGCGGTCGCTTCGAGCTGGCTGACGGCGGGACCCTTTTCCTGGACGAGGTCGGCGACCTGGGGGCCGGCGCGCAGGCCAAGCTGCTGCGTGCGCTCGAGACGGGCATGATCGAGCGTGTGGGTGGCCGGCAGCCGGTACGTGTGGACGTGCGCGTGATCGCCGCAACGAACCGTGACCTGCCCGGGGCGATCACAGAGGGAACGTTTCGCGAGGACCTGTACTACCGACTGAACGTCATACCCGTGCGCCTGCCGCCGCTGAGGGACCGGCTGAGTGACGTGCCCGAGCTGACGCAGCACTTCCTCGCGCAGCTGCACGTCCGGCACGGGCTGGAAT
This genomic stretch from Longimicrobiales bacterium harbors:
- a CDS encoding sigma-54 dependent transcriptional regulator, which codes for MASVLIVDDEPNIRRMLGSLLETEGYDVRHAEDGQAAIAAVTSDEPDVVLLDLALPLMNGLQVLERLRERWPHLPVVMMSGRATLADAVSATKLGAFHFIEKPLTPEAVLLTLAGALELRRARELSRALAAELGARGRLVGSSAALDEVRRLIEQVARTDARVLITGESGTGKELVAAAIHDASPRRGAPFVRVNSAAIPRELVESEMFGHEKGAFTGAHERRRGRFELADGGTLFLDEVGDLGAGAQAKLLRALETGMIERVGGRQPVRVDVRVIAATNRDLPGAITEGTFREDLYYRLNVIPVRLPPLRDRLSDVPELTQHFLAQLHVRHGLESPVLGSDAIEVMQRYHWPGNVRELANLCERLAILYPGRSIDAADVSALLGAADAPREEDASRSLADRLDAFERRVITREIEAAGGSIAEAARRLQTDRANLYRRMRRLGLDR
- a CDS encoding DUF3667 domain-containing protein; this translates as MSSNDAADGAPADRGTTNSGERAKRWRSPEEPCLNCGDPTYGRYCPTCGQRKLEVQVSVRTMLRDVLEDQLALSGALPRTLVALLFRPGHLTNEYIRGRIVSYIAPFRLYLVASVLFFLLFSFIGLAVLERSQVNITELEAVADARSAVEEFERELADMDTAAMPEAARSSLRGAYTNLQVALAQAIADSTAAAQAIAELTGEAPPAPLAPPSPLDPERETASSTAAAADSQAARPAAATSQAATPGEGAVADPAAPDSAVADTAIAADGSVPEPPAALAPGGDRLQPWARRIRSETRFPALDRAVQRKIEQVGHLTPREAFGQVARDYIEFAPHMIFLLLPVYALLLKLLYVRRGRYYAEHFVFALHIHAFAFVTFTLVLLVPWDWIDRALLLWMIVYMWIAMRKVYGQGVVRTTVKWWVLGWSYLWVFVFGMVALAVVMLLAT
- a CDS encoding HAMP domain-containing sensor histidine kinase, which encodes MLRRHSLERRLFGWLLALALVPPLVVLVVALTIGAGSLGWMGTLGPWDRVGESGRELFEAAAPAAAQDSALAAALDRHRQQLGESLVQASRWSFLGSRIATVLPVAVGVSIVIIALIALWVSRRMARQLARPVRDLVQMTELLAAGKPLPEGAPPRRRDVREMRVLREALRSAAARIEEAQLRALETERVRAWGEMARRVAHEMKNPLTPMRLAAHRLRRAAGTDPALADPVEVIEEETARLEDLARSFAVLGRPPEGPPSEIDVGELLRSLATSDVPQGIEARLDVEPELPALLGHYDPLLRALRNLLRNAVEAVQSRHEAGGGMILLQARTAGDEIEIVVGDNGRGIPADAIERIFEADYTLKAGGTGLGLAVVRQAVAAHDGHVRARERAGGGAEFVVRLPLRAER